In Sphingobacterium sp. PCS056, the following proteins share a genomic window:
- a CDS encoding thioredoxin family protein, whose translation MARIIKFEKNDCAPCAQVSAYLDQKGIKYESINPFDQPDLAAKFKVRTVPTVIVLENDEIQHRIIGFKPEELGAIAL comes from the coding sequence ATGGCAAGAATCATCAAATTCGAGAAAAACGATTGTGCACCTTGTGCTCAAGTATCTGCATATCTAGATCAAAAAGGTATCAAATATGAGTCTATCAACCCATTTGATCAACCTGATTTAGCTGCAAAATTTAAAGTACGCACTGTTCCGACCGTTATCGTTTTGGAAAATGACGAAATTCAACACCGAATTATCGGTTTCAAGCCTGAAGAATTAGGAGCAATCGCATTATAA